In a single window of the Micromonospora inositola genome:
- a CDS encoding tripartite tricarboxylate transporter TctB family protein has product MTTRPDRGGEQPSRPPAVETSVPPIPEQAGAARTADLPEAARPAPADVPPTVGKPAVDDGPARKPDRAQYGVCAFLALVGGLVIADATRIGRAINTADPIGPKPVPILLGVLLLIVAAVYAVDVARGGAGEPEAGEDVDLTSPIDWRTVLLLIGAFLVNAVLIDRLGWVISGTLLFWGSAYALGNRHYVRNLLIAVALSLITFYAFAIGLGVDLPAGVLQGIL; this is encoded by the coding sequence ATGACCACCCGACCGGACCGGGGCGGCGAGCAGCCGTCCCGGCCTCCGGCCGTGGAGACATCCGTACCGCCGATCCCGGAACAGGCGGGCGCGGCGCGTACGGCGGATCTGCCGGAGGCGGCGCGGCCCGCGCCGGCCGACGTGCCGCCGACGGTCGGGAAGCCGGCGGTGGACGACGGCCCGGCGCGGAAGCCGGACCGGGCGCAGTACGGTGTCTGCGCGTTCCTGGCCCTCGTCGGCGGGCTGGTCATCGCCGACGCGACGCGCATCGGGCGCGCGATCAACACCGCCGACCCCATCGGCCCGAAGCCGGTGCCGATCCTGCTCGGCGTGCTGCTGCTGATCGTCGCCGCGGTCTACGCGGTGGACGTGGCCCGCGGCGGCGCCGGGGAGCCGGAGGCCGGCGAGGACGTCGACCTGACCAGCCCGATCGACTGGCGGACCGTGCTGCTGCTGATCGGCGCGTTCCTGGTCAACGCCGTGCTCATCGACCGGCTCGGCTGGGTGATCAGCGGCACGCTGCTCTTCTGGGGCTCGGCCTACGCGCTGGGCAACCGCCACTATGTCCGGAACCTGTTGATCGCCGTCGCGCTGTCGCTGATCACGTTCTACGCCTTCGCCATCGGGCTCGGGGTCGACCTGCCCGCCGGCGTGCTGCAAGGGATCCTGTAG
- a CDS encoding tripartite tricarboxylate transporter permease — translation MDNLANLLDGFANVLTPMNLLISLLGVTIGTAVGVLPGIGPAMTVALLLPVTYGMEPAQAFIMFAGIFYGGMYGGSTTSILLNTPGESSSVVTAIEGNKMAKAGRAAQALATAAIGSFVAGTIATVLLVVVTPPVVSFAISLGSPDFFALMLLAFVSVTAVLGASRVRGFASLLLGLVIGVIGIDQSGQQRLTLGIPQLADGIDVVVVAVGIFAVGEALWIAAHLRRRAAEVIPVGQPWMGKQDWKRSWKPWLRGTAYGFPFGAVPAGGAEIPTFLSYVTEKKLSKHPEEFGRGAIEGVAGPEAANNASAAGTLVPMLALGLPTNATAAVMLAAFEGYGIQPGPLLFTKESSLVWTLIASLFVGNLLLLVLNLPLAPAWARLLRIPRPYLYAGILFFASMGAYAVNAQPFDLFLLLALGLLGFGMRRFGLPILPLIVGIILGPRAELHGRRALQLSGGELHGLIGGWVSWGIYAAIAVVLLWPLIGRFVVRPLRGRLVTG, via the coding sequence ATGGACAACCTCGCCAACCTGCTCGACGGGTTCGCCAACGTGCTGACCCCGATGAACCTGCTGATCTCGCTGCTCGGCGTGACCATCGGCACCGCCGTCGGCGTGCTGCCCGGCATCGGCCCGGCGATGACGGTGGCGCTGCTGCTGCCGGTCACCTACGGGATGGAACCGGCCCAGGCGTTCATCATGTTTGCCGGCATCTTCTACGGCGGCATGTACGGCGGTTCGACCACCTCGATCCTGCTCAACACCCCCGGCGAGTCGTCCTCGGTGGTGACCGCGATCGAGGGCAACAAGATGGCGAAGGCGGGCCGGGCCGCCCAGGCGCTGGCCACCGCCGCGATCGGCTCGTTCGTCGCCGGCACCATCGCCACCGTGCTGCTGGTGGTGGTCACCCCGCCGGTGGTGTCGTTCGCGATCAGCCTCGGCTCGCCGGACTTCTTCGCGCTGATGCTGCTGGCGTTCGTGTCCGTCACCGCGGTGCTCGGCGCGTCCCGGGTCCGCGGCTTCGCCTCACTGCTGCTCGGCCTGGTGATCGGCGTGATCGGCATCGACCAGTCCGGTCAGCAGCGGCTCACCCTGGGGATCCCGCAGCTCGCCGACGGCATCGACGTGGTCGTGGTGGCGGTCGGCATCTTCGCCGTGGGCGAGGCGCTCTGGATCGCCGCGCACCTGCGCCGCCGGGCCGCCGAGGTGATCCCGGTGGGCCAGCCGTGGATGGGGAAGCAGGACTGGAAGCGGTCCTGGAAGCCATGGCTGCGCGGCACCGCGTACGGGTTCCCGTTCGGGGCGGTGCCGGCCGGCGGGGCGGAGATCCCGACCTTCCTGTCGTACGTCACCGAGAAGAAACTATCCAAGCACCCGGAGGAGTTCGGCCGGGGGGCGATCGAGGGCGTCGCCGGGCCGGAGGCCGCCAACAACGCCTCGGCCGCCGGCACCCTGGTGCCGATGCTGGCGCTCGGCCTGCCGACCAACGCCACTGCGGCGGTGATGCTGGCGGCCTTCGAGGGGTACGGCATTCAGCCCGGCCCGCTGCTCTTCACGAAGGAGTCCAGCCTGGTCTGGACGCTGATCGCCAGCCTCTTCGTGGGCAACCTGCTGCTGCTGGTGCTCAACCTGCCGCTCGCCCCGGCCTGGGCGCGCCTGCTGCGGATCCCGCGCCCCTACCTCTACGCCGGGATCCTCTTCTTCGCCTCGATGGGCGCGTACGCGGTCAACGCCCAGCCGTTCGACCTGTTCCTGCTGCTCGCCCTCGGCCTGCTCGGCTTCGGCATGCGGCGCTTCGGCCTGCCGATCCTGCCGCTGATCGTCGGCATCATCCTCGGCCCGCGCGCCGAGCTGCACGGCCGACGGGCGCTGCAGCTCTCCGGCGGCGAGCTGCACGGCCTGATCGGCGGCTGGGTGTCCTGGGGGATCTACGCCGCGATCGCCGTCGTGCTGCTCTGGCCGCTGATCGGTCGGTTCGTGGTCCGTCCGCTGCGAGGAAGGTTGGTGACCGGATGA
- a CDS encoding universal stress protein: protein MTVLVGYVPSPLGEAALQAAVEQARFRDEPVLVVNTSRGDAYVDPRFAQEPDLNRVVRELTAAGVPHTLRQLIRGRDAAEEIVEIVEAEDVSLVVIGIRHRTPVGKLIMGSTAQEILLRVPCPVLAVKAD, encoded by the coding sequence ATGACCGTGCTGGTGGGCTACGTGCCCTCGCCGCTCGGCGAGGCGGCCCTGCAGGCCGCCGTGGAGCAGGCCCGGTTCCGCGACGAGCCGGTGCTGGTGGTGAACACCTCGCGCGGCGACGCGTACGTCGACCCGCGGTTCGCGCAGGAGCCCGACCTGAACCGGGTGGTCCGGGAGCTGACCGCCGCCGGGGTGCCGCACACCCTCCGACAGCTCATCCGGGGCCGGGACGCGGCCGAGGAGATCGTCGAGATCGTCGAGGCGGAGGACGTGTCGCTGGTGGTGATCGGCATCCGGCACCGGACCCCGGTGGGCAAGCTGATCATGGGCTCGACGGCGCAGGAGATCCTGCTCCGGGTGCCGTGCCCCGTCCTCGCCGTGAAGGCCGACTGA
- a CDS encoding MFS transporter → MRIQNALLLAHTVVVQAVTFMLRPASAYRALDLDVPSAWLGVLGASFAVVPLVLAVPSGHAVDRFGERRIMLTGSGLLVAAGLCFVFLADSVAGLVLASMVLGTAHLCSVVAQQALVANRTPAARYDAAFGYYTFAASLGQALGPGLIVVFGGDRPIPDTRAIFVGATALTVPLLVAAVFLRPSGHHRQAAGPAAGGMRGLLRQPGLVRALTVSCVVLAAVDITLVYLPALGAERGIASGSIGVLLGLRAVASMASRLLLGRLVATVGRRALLIGTVALSAAGLGLLLPPLPFWAMAVVVTVAGLGLGAGQPLTMSFLAEVAPPGLRGRAMSLRLTGNRLGQVLIPSAAGVLAAGAGAAGVLACTAAGLAGAAVAATGLHRSPVPATE, encoded by the coding sequence GTGCGCATCCAGAACGCCCTGCTGCTCGCGCACACCGTCGTGGTGCAGGCGGTCACCTTCATGCTCCGCCCCGCGTCGGCCTACCGGGCGCTGGACCTCGACGTGCCGTCGGCCTGGCTGGGCGTGCTCGGGGCCAGCTTCGCCGTCGTACCGCTGGTGCTGGCGGTGCCGTCCGGCCACGCGGTCGACCGGTTCGGCGAACGCCGGATCATGCTGACCGGGTCGGGTCTGCTCGTCGCCGCCGGCCTCTGCTTCGTGTTCCTCGCGGACTCGGTCGCCGGCCTGGTGCTGGCCAGCATGGTCCTCGGCACCGCCCACCTCTGCTCGGTCGTGGCACAGCAGGCGCTGGTCGCCAACCGCACCCCGGCGGCCCGCTACGACGCCGCGTTCGGCTACTACACCTTCGCCGCCTCGCTCGGTCAGGCGCTCGGCCCGGGCCTGATCGTGGTCTTCGGCGGGGACCGGCCGATCCCGGACACCCGGGCCATCTTCGTCGGCGCCACCGCGCTCACCGTGCCGCTGCTGGTCGCCGCCGTGTTCCTCCGCCCGTCGGGCCACCACCGGCAGGCGGCCGGGCCGGCCGCCGGCGGAATGCGTGGCCTGCTCCGCCAACCCGGGCTGGTGCGGGCCCTCACGGTCAGCTGCGTCGTCCTGGCCGCGGTCGACATCACCCTGGTCTACCTGCCCGCCCTCGGCGCCGAACGCGGCATCGCGTCCGGCTCGATCGGCGTGCTACTGGGGCTGCGCGCGGTGGCGTCGATGGCCTCGCGGCTGCTGCTCGGTCGGCTGGTCGCCACCGTGGGTCGGCGCGCGCTGCTGATCGGCACCGTCGCCCTCTCCGCCGCCGGTCTCGGACTGCTGCTGCCACCCCTGCCGTTCTGGGCGATGGCCGTCGTCGTCACGGTCGCCGGGCTGGGGCTGGGCGCCGGGCAGCCGCTGACCATGTCGTTCCTGGCCGAGGTCGCCCCGCCCGGCCTGCGCGGCCGGGCGATGTCGCTGCGGCTGACTGGCAACCGGCTCGGCCAGGTGCTCATCCCCAGCGCCGCCGGCGTGCTGGCCGCCGGCGCCGGGGCGGCGGGAGTGCTCGCCTGCACCGCCGCGGGCCTGGCCGGCGCGGCCGTCGCCGCGACCGGCCTGCACCGGTCACCTGTCCCCGCAACCGAGTGA
- the rraA gene encoding ribonuclease E activity regulator RraA encodes METPATADLYDGYGEVLGSCDTQLRQYGGVAAFVGPAVTVRCFEDNALVKSIVGEPGEGRVLVVDGGGSLHTALMGDLIAGTAAENGWAGVVINGAVRDVAALRTLPIGIKALGTNPRKSAKTGAGERDVPVSFGNCVFEPGAEVHSDDDGVVVLPTGA; translated from the coding sequence ATGGAGACACCCGCGACCGCCGACCTCTACGACGGGTACGGCGAGGTCCTCGGCTCGTGCGACACCCAACTGCGCCAGTACGGCGGCGTCGCCGCCTTCGTCGGGCCCGCGGTCACCGTGCGCTGCTTCGAGGACAACGCCCTGGTGAAGTCGATCGTCGGCGAGCCGGGGGAGGGGCGGGTGCTGGTGGTGGACGGTGGCGGATCGCTGCACACCGCCCTGATGGGCGACCTCATCGCCGGCACGGCCGCGGAGAACGGCTGGGCGGGCGTGGTGATCAACGGCGCGGTTCGCGACGTAGCCGCCCTGCGCACCCTCCCGATCGGCATCAAGGCGCTCGGCACGAACCCCCGCAAGAGCGCCAAGACCGGCGCCGGTGAGCGGGACGTGCCGGTGTCGTTCGGCAACTGCGTCTTCGAGCCGGGCGCCGAGGTGCACAGCGACGACGACGGCGTCGTCGTGCTGCCGACCGGGGCGTAG
- a CDS encoding Ppx/GppA phosphatase family protein codes for MRLGVLDVGSNTVHLLVVDAHHGAHPWPAHSEKVVLRLAEQIGPDGALTDAGADGLVKAVGMARAAAAGLAADDLIAFATSAVRDATNAAEVLARVRDETGVRLEVLSGADEARMTFLAVRRWFGWSAGRLLVLDIGGGSLELAAGIDEGPDVAISLPLGAGRLSRERLRVDPSGTLPPPAEAVEELREYVDELLDPVVDKLAEVGWERPVATSKTFRTLARLAGAAPSGAGLWARRRLTRTGLRQVLGFVRHIPPAQLPELEGVSAGRAHQLLAGAVVAEAVMRRLDLDSLDICPWALREGVILRRLDQLAPM; via the coding sequence ATGCGACTGGGTGTCCTCGACGTCGGTTCGAACACGGTGCACCTGCTGGTGGTCGACGCCCACCACGGGGCGCACCCCTGGCCGGCGCACTCCGAGAAGGTGGTGCTCCGGCTGGCCGAGCAGATCGGCCCGGACGGCGCGCTCACCGACGCGGGCGCGGACGGGCTGGTCAAGGCGGTCGGCATGGCCCGGGCGGCGGCGGCCGGGCTGGCGGCCGACGACCTGATCGCCTTCGCCACCTCCGCCGTCCGGGACGCCACCAACGCCGCCGAGGTGCTGGCCCGGGTCCGTGACGAGACCGGCGTACGGCTGGAGGTGCTCTCCGGCGCGGACGAGGCGCGGATGACCTTCCTCGCGGTCCGGCGATGGTTCGGCTGGTCGGCCGGCCGGCTGCTGGTCCTGGACATCGGCGGCGGCTCGCTGGAGCTGGCGGCCGGGATCGACGAGGGACCGGACGTGGCGATCTCGCTGCCGCTCGGCGCCGGTCGGTTGAGTCGGGAGCGGCTGCGGGTCGACCCGTCGGGCACCCTGCCGCCGCCGGCCGAGGCCGTGGAGGAGCTGCGCGAGTACGTCGACGAGCTGCTCGACCCGGTGGTGGACAAGCTGGCGGAGGTGGGCTGGGAACGCCCGGTCGCCACCTCGAAGACGTTCCGGACGCTGGCCCGGCTGGCCGGCGCCGCGCCCTCCGGCGCCGGGCTCTGGGCCCGGCGCAGGCTGACCCGCACCGGACTGCGGCAGGTGCTGGGCTTCGTCCGGCACATCCCGCCGGCGCAGCTGCCCGAGCTGGAGGGCGTGAGCGCCGGCCGGGCCCACCAGCTGCTGGCCGGTGCGGTGGTGGCCGAGGCGGTGATGCGCCGGCTGGACCTGGATTCCCTGGACATCTGCCCCTGGGCGCTGCGCGAGGGCGTCATCCTCCGCCGGCTGGATCAGCTCGCGCCGATGTGA
- a CDS encoding sugar phosphate isomerase/epimerase family protein codes for MTSRVPVLLSSSSVFPERTAAAFQLAAALGYDGVEVMVWTDVVSQDPGALRGLADHYGVPVLSVHAPCLLVTQRVWSPDPWERLRKAAELAETLEAPTVVVHPPFTWQRDYARNFADGLDKIAGQFGGLRFAVENMYPVRMAGRQFVPYVPGWDPTDTGYASYTLDLSHCAASHTDSLEMADRMGAGLAHVHLGDGTGEGRDEHLVPGRGSQPCAELLRSLAGRGFTGSVAVEVTTRGAKSRAVREADLREALEFARANLTAPSPVDA; via the coding sequence GTGACTTCCCGCGTCCCGGTGCTCCTCTCCAGTTCCTCGGTCTTCCCTGAGCGGACCGCGGCGGCGTTCCAGCTCGCCGCGGCGCTCGGCTACGACGGCGTCGAGGTGATGGTCTGGACCGACGTCGTCAGCCAGGACCCGGGCGCGCTGCGCGGGCTCGCCGACCACTACGGCGTGCCGGTGCTCTCGGTGCACGCACCCTGCCTGCTGGTCACCCAGCGGGTCTGGAGCCCGGACCCGTGGGAGCGGCTGCGCAAGGCCGCCGAACTGGCCGAGACCCTGGAGGCGCCGACCGTCGTGGTGCACCCGCCGTTCACCTGGCAGCGGGACTACGCCCGGAACTTCGCCGACGGGCTCGACAAGATCGCCGGGCAGTTCGGCGGGCTGCGCTTCGCGGTGGAGAACATGTACCCGGTCCGGATGGCCGGCCGGCAGTTCGTCCCGTACGTCCCAGGCTGGGACCCGACCGACACCGGCTACGCCTCGTACACCCTGGACCTGTCGCACTGCGCCGCCTCGCACACCGACTCGCTGGAGATGGCGGACCGGATGGGCGCCGGCCTGGCCCACGTCCACCTCGGCGACGGCACCGGCGAGGGGCGCGACGAGCACCTGGTGCCCGGGCGGGGCAGCCAGCCCTGCGCCGAGCTGCTCCGCTCGCTCGCCGGGCGCGGCTTCACCGGCTCGGTCGCCGTCGAGGTGACCACCCGGGGCGCGAAGAGCCGCGCCGTGCGGGAGGCCGACCTGCGCGAAGCCCTGGAGTTCGCCCGCGCCAACCTCACCGCCCCCTCCCCGGTCGACGCCTGA
- a CDS encoding CGNR zinc finger domain-containing protein, with the protein MNFDAYARTGVDLVNARLDDLDDLRALFPDDNAWMRDEVAERDLATFRRAQKRLRDVFEYGTSGRDGQAVAELNALLEAFPVQPRISGHDSSDWHMHVTSRGASVSQEYLAGAVWGLSVWLCEYGSARFGVCADERCGNVYLDTSSNCCRRFCSERCATRSHVAAHRARKRAAVGDQLTVPAQAETLTPVS; encoded by the coding sequence GTGAACTTCGACGCGTACGCCCGGACCGGCGTTGACCTCGTCAACGCCCGCCTGGACGACCTCGACGACCTGCGGGCCCTCTTCCCGGACGACAACGCGTGGATGCGCGACGAGGTCGCGGAGCGGGACCTGGCGACCTTCCGGCGGGCGCAGAAGCGCCTGCGCGACGTCTTCGAGTACGGCACCTCGGGCCGGGACGGCCAGGCGGTGGCCGAGCTGAACGCGCTGCTGGAGGCATTCCCGGTGCAGCCGCGGATCTCCGGCCACGACTCCAGCGACTGGCACATGCACGTCACCAGCCGGGGTGCCTCGGTCAGCCAGGAGTACCTGGCCGGCGCGGTCTGGGGCCTGTCGGTGTGGCTCTGCGAGTACGGCAGCGCCCGGTTCGGCGTCTGCGCCGACGAACGCTGCGGCAACGTCTACCTGGACACCTCGTCGAACTGCTGCCGGCGGTTCTGCTCGGAGCGCTGCGCCACCCGCTCGCACGTGGCGGCGCACCGGGCCCGCAAGCGCGCCGCCGTCGGCGACCAGCTCACCGTGCCGGCCCAGGCCGAGACGCTCACCCCGGTCAGCTGA
- a CDS encoding proline dehydrogenase family protein produces MLRSVILAASRSSQVERLVATAPFTRDVVRRFVAGAGTDDALRATRELVVDGLAVTLDNLGEDTVTPEQANATRDEYLKLLRLLSAAGLTPAAEVSVKLSALGQMFDEQLAYDNARAICAAADAAGTTVTLDMEDHTTTDSTLDVLAKLRKDHPSTGAVLQAYLRRTESDCRELAGAGSRVRLCKGAYKEPESVAYQSAREVDKSYVRCLNVLMSGDGYPMLATHDPRLIAIGEDRARWFDRGPDRFEFQMLYGIRPEEQARLVGEGYTVRTYLPYGEDWYGYLMRRLAERPANLMFFGRALISKK; encoded by the coding sequence ATGCTCCGTTCCGTCATCCTCGCCGCCTCCCGGTCATCCCAGGTCGAGCGGCTCGTCGCGACGGCCCCGTTCACCCGGGACGTCGTCCGCCGGTTCGTCGCCGGCGCCGGCACCGACGACGCGTTGCGCGCGACCCGCGAACTCGTCGTCGACGGCCTCGCGGTCACCCTCGACAACCTCGGCGAGGACACCGTCACCCCCGAGCAGGCGAACGCCACCCGGGACGAATACCTCAAGCTGCTGCGGCTGCTCTCCGCCGCCGGCCTCACCCCCGCCGCCGAGGTGAGCGTGAAGCTCTCGGCGCTCGGCCAGATGTTCGACGAGCAACTCGCCTACGACAACGCCCGGGCGATCTGCGCGGCGGCCGACGCCGCGGGCACCACGGTCACGCTGGACATGGAGGACCACACCACCACCGACTCGACGCTGGACGTCCTGGCCAAGCTGCGCAAGGACCACCCGTCGACCGGTGCGGTGCTCCAGGCGTACCTGCGGCGGACCGAGTCGGACTGCCGGGAGCTGGCCGGCGCGGGGTCGCGGGTGCGGCTCTGCAAGGGCGCGTACAAGGAGCCGGAGTCGGTGGCCTACCAGTCCGCCCGCGAGGTGGACAAGTCGTACGTCCGCTGCCTGAACGTGCTGATGTCCGGCGACGGCTACCCGATGCTGGCCACCCACGACCCGCGCCTGATCGCCATCGGCGAGGACCGGGCCCGCTGGTTCGACCGCGGCCCGGACCGCTTCGAGTTCCAGATGCTGTACGGCATCCGCCCCGAGGAGCAGGCCCGCCTGGTCGGCGAGGGCTACACGGTCCGCACCTACCTGCCCTACGGCGAGGACTGGTACGGCTACCTGATGCGCCGCCTCGCCGAGCGCCCCGCCAACCTGATGTTCTTCGGCCGGGCGCTGATTTCCAAGAAGTGA
- a CDS encoding VOC family protein, whose amino-acid sequence MTTSGTPHVRIARPSRDLAAAERFWVDGLGLRVLQKGVAGGPGEHDLVMVGWPDASWHLELVGGDQLAVEPSPTEEDLFVLYLDGPVDDELVDRLERAGGTRVSAGPYWDRWGVTFADPDGYRLVLSTRAWSNA is encoded by the coding sequence ATGACGACCTCGGGAACCCCGCACGTCCGCATCGCCCGTCCCAGCCGCGACCTGGCCGCCGCCGAACGCTTCTGGGTGGACGGGCTGGGTCTGCGCGTGCTCCAGAAGGGCGTGGCCGGCGGGCCGGGCGAGCACGACCTGGTGATGGTGGGCTGGCCGGACGCGAGCTGGCACCTGGAACTGGTCGGCGGCGACCAGCTCGCCGTCGAGCCGAGCCCGACCGAGGAGGACCTGTTCGTCCTCTACCTGGACGGACCGGTCGACGACGAGCTGGTTGACCGACTGGAACGGGCCGGCGGGACGCGGGTCTCCGCCGGCCCGTACTGGGACCGCTGGGGGGTGACGTTCGCCGACCCGGACGGCTACCGCCTGGTGCTGAGCACCCGGGCCTGGTCGAACGCGTGA
- a CDS encoding alpha/beta fold hydrolase produces MTISQVARDGGTIAYEVHGEGPLVVLSHGMGENRRSFRHLIPLLARAGYRVASMDVRGHGDSSPRWPTYAPAEVGADLLAVVRALGGGPATLVGSSSSAAAVVFAAAEAPELVNGVVQLSPFVAEPRPNPVMRVAQAAVLRSPRLFGMFHKTLFPAARPADDAAYRKEMVAMLRGRMAAVRGVVAPVAPHWTARAADVRQPVLVLMGTKDPDFADPGAEARAARRLFATAEARMIDDSGHYPHADQPEATAAQLVEFLGVTTGA; encoded by the coding sequence ATGACGATTAGCCAGGTGGCGCGGGACGGCGGAACCATCGCGTACGAGGTGCACGGGGAGGGGCCGCTGGTCGTCCTCTCGCACGGCATGGGGGAGAACCGGCGGTCCTTCCGCCACCTGATCCCCCTCCTGGCCCGGGCCGGTTACCGGGTGGCCTCGATGGACGTCCGGGGACACGGCGACTCCAGCCCGCGCTGGCCGACGTACGCCCCCGCCGAGGTCGGCGCGGACCTGCTCGCCGTGGTCCGGGCCCTCGGCGGCGGCCCGGCCACCCTGGTCGGCAGCTCGTCCAGCGCGGCCGCCGTGGTCTTCGCCGCCGCCGAGGCGCCCGAACTGGTCAACGGCGTCGTGCAGCTCAGCCCGTTCGTCGCCGAGCCGAGGCCCAACCCGGTCATGCGGGTCGCCCAGGCGGCGGTGCTGCGCAGCCCACGGCTGTTCGGCATGTTCCACAAGACGCTCTTCCCCGCCGCCCGGCCGGCCGACGACGCCGCGTACCGGAAGGAGATGGTCGCGATGCTGCGCGGCCGGATGGCCGCCGTGCGCGGGGTGGTCGCGCCGGTCGCGCCGCACTGGACGGCCCGGGCCGCCGACGTGCGGCAGCCGGTCCTGGTGCTGATGGGTACGAAGGACCCGGACTTCGCCGACCCGGGCGCGGAGGCGCGGGCCGCCCGGCGGCTCTTCGCCACCGCTGAGGCCCGCATGATCGACGACTCCGGACACTACCCGCACGCCGACCAGCCCGAGGCCACCGCCGCCCAGCTCGTCGAGTTCCTGGGGGTGACCACCGGTGCCTAG
- a CDS encoding TetR/AcrR family transcriptional regulator, with amino-acid sequence MPRAGLTPQTVVREAARLADEVGYDRLTLAALAGRLGVALPSLYKHVKGADALNQKLAALATGEIAAELTSAAAGRAGGDALRAVANAYREYARRHPGRYPATQRVPDPADPDHVADAERAVGAIYAILRGYGLSGDAAVDATRMFRAAVHGFITLEAAGGFGLPRDIDRSFDQMVAGLDTACRDWRS; translated from the coding sequence GTGCCTAGGGCCGGCCTCACCCCGCAGACGGTCGTCCGCGAGGCCGCCCGACTCGCCGACGAGGTCGGCTACGACCGGCTCACCCTGGCCGCGCTCGCCGGCCGGCTCGGCGTCGCGCTGCCCAGCCTCTACAAGCACGTCAAGGGCGCCGACGCGCTCAACCAGAAGCTGGCCGCGCTCGCCACCGGGGAGATCGCCGCCGAGCTGACCAGCGCCGCCGCGGGTCGGGCCGGTGGCGACGCGCTGCGCGCCGTCGCCAACGCCTATCGGGAGTACGCCCGCCGGCACCCCGGCCGTTACCCGGCCACCCAGCGGGTGCCCGACCCCGCCGACCCCGACCACGTCGCGGACGCCGAGCGGGCCGTCGGCGCGATCTACGCGATCCTGCGCGGATACGGCCTGAGCGGCGACGCTGCAGTGGACGCGACCAGGATGTTCCGCGCCGCCGTGCACGGCTTCATCACCCTGGAGGCGGCCGGCGGGTTCGGGCTGCCCCGGGACATCGACCGCTCCTTCGACCAGATGGTGGCCGGGCTGGACACCGCGTGCCGGGACTGGAGGTCCTGA
- a CDS encoding YrdB family protein: MKPLLSALAFLLELAMLAAAGWWGFTLDTGWPVRLLAGLGAPLLIAVVWGTFCSPKAAVPLPAPAKLAVQAACFVTGGALLALAGRPVPAVLLVALWAVDKALLSLAGDPV, from the coding sequence ATGAAGCCCCTGCTATCGGCGCTCGCCTTCCTGCTGGAGCTGGCGATGCTCGCCGCCGCCGGCTGGTGGGGCTTCACCCTCGACACCGGGTGGCCCGTCCGCCTGCTCGCCGGGCTCGGGGCGCCGCTGCTGATCGCGGTTGTCTGGGGCACCTTCTGCTCGCCGAAGGCGGCCGTGCCGCTGCCCGCGCCCGCCAAGCTGGCCGTCCAGGCCGCCTGCTTCGTGACCGGCGGCGCGCTGCTCGCGCTGGCCGGTCGCCCGGTGCCGGCGGTCCTGCTGGTCGCGCTCTGGGCGGTGGACAAGGCGCTGCTCAGCCTGGCCGGCGACCCGGTCTGA